In Ananas comosus cultivar F153 linkage group 10, ASM154086v1, whole genome shotgun sequence, the following proteins share a genomic window:
- the LOC109716696 gene encoding uncharacterized protein LOC109716696: protein MAVVELSWVGLLREITSQIGMEMPVCEVTVDAERRYVAYMDLHVRKEGETTAEVVRCWGSPSPTSDGAERDAARVAVHRLKDRLGLEIKDVNYEDLIFYKSAYAQLTAKHAALYEKYKKLKWEYQLLKNAYDSLIAHKDEYAADRVRIREALEECRAIFNDF from the coding sequence ATGGCGGTTGTTGAGCTTTCGTGGGTTGGACTGCTGCGCGAGATAACAAGTCAAATTGGCATGGAGATGCCTGTCTGTGAGGTTACTGTAGATGCGGAACGGCGATATGTTGCCTACATGGATCTTCACGTGCGAAAGGAGGGGGAGACTACAGCTGAAGTTGTTCGCTGCTGGGGTTCGCCTTCTCCCACCTCCGATGGCGCTGAACGTGATGCAGCTCGGGTTGCCGTCCATCGCCTGAAAGACAGGCTTGGGCTTGAGATTAAAGATGTTAACTATGAAGaccttattttttataagagtGCGTATGCTCAACTCACCGCTAAGCATGCGGCATTGTATGAAAAATACAAGAAATTAAAATGGGAGTACCAGCTGCTGAAGAACGCCTACGATTCTCTCATAGCGCACAAGGATGAATATGCTGCTGACAGGGTAAGAATCCGCGAAGCTCTTGAGGAGTGCCGTGCGATATTTAACGACTTCTAG